The Mumia flava sequence GTCGGCTGCGGTCTGATCGGCACGTCGGTCGCGCTCGCCCTGACCCGGGCCGGCGCCCAGGTGCACCTGGCCGACGCGCTGCGACAGCACGCGGAGGTCGCCGAGGGGCTGGGGGCCGGCACGACCCGCGACCCCGAGCGTGTGGGGCTGGTCGTCGTCGCGGTGCCGCCGGACCACGTCGCGGAGTCGGTGGCAGAGGCGCTGTCGGCATGGCCCGATGCGGTCGTCACCGACGTCGCGAGCGTGAAGCTGCCGCCGCTGGAGGCGTTGGTCGACGCCGACGTCGACGGTCTCGACCGGTACGTCGGGAGTCACCCGATGGCCGGCAGCGAGCGGTCGGGCCCGATGGCGGCGTCGGCGAACCTGTTCGAGGGACGCGCGTGGGCCGTGACGCCCCACCAGCGGGCGCGTACGGCCGCCGTCGAGGCCGTGCGGTCCCTGGCGGTGAGCAGCGGCGCGACGCTGGTCGAGATGCCCGCGGCCGAGCACGACGCCGCGGTCGCACGGGTCTCGCACCTGCCGCACCTGATGTCGGTGCTGGCGGCGTCCCAGCTCGACGGCAGTCCCGCCGACCACCTGGCGCTGGCGGGGCAGGGCCTGCGCGACGTCACCCGGATCGCCGGGAGCGACCCGGGGCTCTGGCGGCAGATCCTGTACGCCAACCGCGCCCCGCTGACCGACCTGCTGCGCGGCGTGCGCGACGATCTCGACCGGCTCCTGGGGGCGCTCGACTCCCGTCCGGCCCTCGAGCAGGTGCTCGACCGGGGGGTCGCGGGGACCGCCCTGATCCCCGGCAAGCACGGCGAGGAGCGCAGTGCCGCCCTCGTGCCCGTCTACGTCCAGGTCCCCGACCGACCGGGGGAGCTGGGCCGGTTGTTGCGCGATACGGGAGAATCGGACGTGAACATCGAGGACCTGCGGATCGACCACGACCTCGGGCGGCCTGTCGGGCTCGCCGAGATCAGCGTGCGGACCGAACGCGCGGACCACCTCGTCGAAGCACTGACCGAGCGCGGATGGACCGCGCACCTCTGAGGAAGGACCTCCTGTGTCCCCTGTCGTGATCGCACTGGACGGACCGTCGGGCTCGGGCAAGTCGAGCACCGCGCGTGGTGTCGCGTCGCGGCTCGGACTGGCCTACCTCGACACCGGCGCGATGTACCGCGCGACGACCTGGGCGCTGCTCCAGCACGGCGTCGACGTCGAGGACGCCGACGCCGTGGCAGCCGCCTGCGAGCGGGTGGTGATCGAGTCGGGCACGGACCCCGCAGCTCCCACGATCCACGCGGACGGGCACGACGTCTCCGTCGCGATCCGCGGCCAGGAGGTGACCGACGCGGTCAGCCAGGTCAGCCGGGTCCCGCGGGTCCGCGAGCGCATGGTCGCGCTCCAGCGCGCCGAGATCGCCGAGTCCCACGGCATCGTCGTGGAGGGCCGCGACATCGGGACGACCGTGGCGCCGCGGGCCGAGGTGAAGGTCTACCTGGTCGCCGACCCGGCGGCCCGTGCGGCACGTCGTGCGGCGGAGACCGGTGAGCAGAGCGCGGAGCAGGTCTCGGCGACAGCGGAGTCGCTGGCGCGGCGCGACGTGATCGACTCCTCCCGGACGGCTTCGCCGCTGGCGAAGGCGGACGACGCCGTCCTGATCGACAGCACGACGCTCAGCCTGGACGAGGTGGTGGACGCGGTCGTACGGCTGGCCGAGCCGGTCCTCGCGGACGCATCGGAGCGTGCCCGATGAGCGAGCTGGAGGGCCAGGAGACGGGCGGTCGCGTGCCCGTCCTCGCGGTCGTGGGCCGGCCGAACGTCGGCAAGTCGACGCTGGTGAACCGCATCCTGGGTCGCCGCGAGGCGGTCGTGCAGGACGTTCCTGGCGTCACCCGCGACCGGGTGGCGTACGACGCGCTGTGGAACGGCCGCCAGTTCACGGTGGTCGACACCGGCGGATGGGATCCGGACGCGCGCGGGATGGCGGAGCGGATCGCGGCGCAGGCGGAGGTCGCGGTGTCCGCAGCGGACGCCGTCCTGTTCGTCGTCGACGCGAACGTCGGCATCACCGACGCCGACTCCGAGGTCGTGAAGGTGCTGCGCCGCTCGGGAAAGCCGGTCGTGCTGGCGGCGAACAAGGTCGACGACGAGCGCGGTGAGCTCGAGGCGGCCGCGCTGTGGAACCTCGGTCTCGGCGAGCCGTTCCCCGTCT is a genomic window containing:
- a CDS encoding prephenate dehydrogenase; this encodes MTDPAPPSPLPGPVLVVGCGLIGTSVALALTRAGAQVHLADALRQHAEVAEGLGAGTTRDPERVGLVVVAVPPDHVAESVAEALSAWPDAVVTDVASVKLPPLEALVDADVDGLDRYVGSHPMAGSERSGPMAASANLFEGRAWAVTPHQRARTAAVEAVRSLAVSSGATLVEMPAAEHDAAVARVSHLPHLMSVLAASQLDGSPADHLALAGQGLRDVTRIAGSDPGLWRQILYANRAPLTDLLRGVRDDLDRLLGALDSRPALEQVLDRGVAGTALIPGKHGEERSAALVPVYVQVPDRPGELGRLLRDTGESDVNIEDLRIDHDLGRPVGLAEISVRTERADHLVEALTERGWTAHL
- the cmk gene encoding (d)CMP kinase: MSPVVIALDGPSGSGKSSTARGVASRLGLAYLDTGAMYRATTWALLQHGVDVEDADAVAAACERVVIESGTDPAAPTIHADGHDVSVAIRGQEVTDAVSQVSRVPRVRERMVALQRAEIAESHGIVVEGRDIGTTVAPRAEVKVYLVADPAARAARRAAETGEQSAEQVSATAESLARRDVIDSSRTASPLAKADDAVLIDSTTLSLDEVVDAVVRLAEPVLADASERAR